From Luteitalea sp., a single genomic window includes:
- a CDS encoding MlaE family lipid ABC transporter permease subunit produces the protein MTPLTEWSKKALLELQEYVKLCVAVFRGSVTRPFYYRDVVEQFDAIGVASLTVVLLTGLFTGAVLALQTGMTLDQFGARSVVGRLVSAAMVKELGPVLTALMVAGRVGSGIAAELGSMAVTDQISALRALGTDPIRKLAVPRILAGLFMVPVLTVVSAGIGMVGGWIIAVTQLRVASSVYWTAVVDGLYMEDLWMGMIKPFFLGFAIVSIGCHVGLRTSGGTQGVGRATTNAVVASQVAVLAINFFVTKLLTTVLY, from the coding sequence GTGACGCCACTGACCGAGTGGTCCAAGAAAGCGCTGCTGGAGCTCCAGGAATACGTCAAGCTGTGTGTTGCCGTCTTCCGCGGGTCCGTGACGCGCCCGTTCTACTATCGTGATGTCGTCGAGCAGTTCGACGCCATTGGCGTGGCCTCGCTCACCGTCGTTCTCCTGACCGGTCTCTTCACCGGGGCAGTGCTCGCCCTCCAGACCGGCATGACACTCGATCAGTTCGGTGCGCGCTCGGTCGTCGGCCGGCTCGTGAGCGCGGCGATGGTGAAGGAGCTGGGCCCGGTGCTCACGGCCCTCATGGTGGCCGGACGCGTCGGCTCCGGCATCGCCGCGGAGCTCGGCTCCATGGCAGTGACCGATCAAATTAGCGCGCTGCGTGCGCTCGGTACGGATCCGATCCGTAAGCTCGCGGTGCCGCGGATTCTCGCCGGCCTGTTCATGGTGCCCGTTCTGACAGTGGTCTCTGCGGGCATCGGGATGGTCGGGGGTTGGATCATCGCGGTCACACAACTACGCGTGGCCTCCAGCGTCTACTGGACGGCGGTCGTCGATGGGCTCTATATGGAAGACCTCTGGATGGGGATGATCAAGCCGTTCTTCCTGGGCTTCGCGATCGTCAGCATCGGCTGCCACGTCGGGCTGCGGACGAGCGGCGGCACGCAGGGGGTCGGCCGCGCCACGACCAATGCGGTCGTGGCTTCGCAAGTGGCCGTGTTGGCCATCAATTTCTTCGTGACGAAGCTGTTGACGACGGTGTTGTATTAG